One window of the Chitinimonas sp. BJYL2 genome contains the following:
- a CDS encoding cytochrome ubiquinol oxidase subunit I, with product MNELDGFLLARIQFAANISFHILFPTISIALCWFLVFFKLRERATGAPHWRELYQFWVKIFAVTFALGVVSGITMSFQFGTNWPGFMEKVGNVAGPLLAYEVLTAFFMEATFLGIMLFGAQRVGERVHLLATLLVAVGTSLSAFWILVLNSWMHTPAGHEIRDGVVHAVDWFAIVFNPSMPYRVVHMLLASGLTGAFLIAGISAYRGLRGDGSQAAQTGLKTGVIVAAILIPLQILAGDLHGLNTLEHQPAKIAAMEGIWETQQGAPAVLFGLPDAKQQRNHYEIAIPKLASFYLTHDINGELKGIKAFGDKHPPVAPVFFAFRAMVGVGLLMLAASWLGCWLLWHRGRLPVWHLRGLVAMTFAGWVGVLAGWYTTEIGRQPWLVHGILTAADAASSVAPAHIALTLSLYLILYAVLMAAYISVVFFLARKAAYAGEAGIGEPDTTEPALIPRSA from the coding sequence ATGAACGAGCTCGATGGTTTCCTGCTGGCGCGCATCCAGTTTGCCGCCAATATCAGCTTCCACATCCTGTTCCCCACCATCAGCATTGCGCTGTGCTGGTTCCTGGTGTTCTTCAAGCTGCGCGAACGCGCTACCGGCGCGCCGCACTGGCGCGAGCTGTATCAGTTCTGGGTGAAGATTTTTGCGGTGACCTTTGCGCTGGGCGTGGTCAGCGGCATCACCATGAGTTTCCAGTTCGGCACCAACTGGCCGGGCTTCATGGAAAAAGTCGGCAATGTGGCCGGGCCGCTGCTGGCCTATGAGGTGCTGACGGCATTCTTCATGGAGGCGACCTTCCTCGGCATCATGCTGTTTGGCGCGCAGCGCGTCGGCGAGCGCGTGCATTTGCTGGCGACACTGCTGGTGGCCGTGGGCACGTCGCTGTCGGCATTCTGGATATTGGTGCTGAACTCGTGGATGCACACGCCGGCCGGCCATGAAATACGCGATGGCGTGGTGCATGCGGTGGACTGGTTCGCGATTGTCTTCAACCCGTCCATGCCGTATCGCGTCGTGCATATGCTGTTGGCCTCGGGGCTGACGGGGGCCTTCCTGATTGCCGGCATCTCGGCCTACCGCGGGCTGCGTGGCGATGGCTCGCAAGCCGCGCAGACCGGCCTGAAAACCGGCGTGATCGTGGCAGCCATCCTGATTCCGCTGCAGATCCTCGCTGGCGACCTGCATGGTCTCAACACGCTGGAACACCAGCCGGCCAAGATCGCGGCGATGGAAGGCATCTGGGAAACCCAGCAAGGCGCGCCGGCCGTGCTGTTCGGCCTGCCCGATGCCAAGCAGCAGCGTAATCACTATGAGATCGCCATCCCCAAGCTCGCCTCGTTTTACCTGACGCACGATATCAACGGCGAACTCAAGGGCATCAAGGCCTTTGGTGACAAGCATCCGCCCGTCGCCCCCGTGTTCTTCGCGTTTCGCGCCATGGTGGGCGTGGGCCTGTTGATGCTGGCGGCGAGCTGGCTGGGTTGCTGGCTGCTGTGGCATCGCGGCCGATTGCCGGTCTGGCATCTGCGTGGTTTGGTGGCGATGACCTTTGCCGGCTGGGTTGGCGTGCTGGCCGGTTGGTACACCACCGAAATCGGCCGCCAGCCTTGGCTGGTCCACGGCATCCTCACCGCTGCCGATGCGGCCTCCAGCGTGGCCCCGGCGCATATTGCGCTGACGCTCTCGCTGTATCTCATCCTCTACGCCGTGCTGATGGCGGCGTATATCTCGGTGGTGTTTTTCCTGGCCCGCAAGGCGGCGTATGCAGGCGAAGCCGGCATTGGCGAGCCCGACACCACCGAACCCGCCCTGATCCCGAGGAGCGCATGA
- a CDS encoding cytochrome d ubiquinol oxidase subunit II translates to MMNPVIPDLSTPAGWLPLVFLFLMALAMLAYVVLDGYDLGVGILLRRAGSEAERDTMIAAIGPFWDANETWLVLGVGLLLVAFPVAHGVILGALYLPVALMLIGLILRGVAFDFRVKARAQFKPWWDRTFYAGSLIAALSQGWMLGRFVTGFGSVPLDYVFAAATALGLTAGYALLGAGWLLIKTEGELQQRARRWAQGAVALTALGVLAISLATPLVSERIAAKWFSFPNILLLAPIPLMSAALFGVIVLLLRRFPAKGWHWVPFAATVGIFTLAFHGLAYSLFPYVVPERTTAWQAAAAPESLMVIFVGACVVLPCIIGYTAFAYWVFRGKAQALHYG, encoded by the coding sequence ATGATGAACCCGGTCATTCCCGATCTGAGCACACCGGCTGGCTGGCTGCCGCTGGTCTTCCTGTTCCTGATGGCGCTGGCGATGCTGGCTTATGTGGTACTCGATGGTTACGACCTCGGCGTGGGCATCCTGCTGCGTCGGGCCGGCAGCGAGGCCGAGCGCGATACCATGATTGCGGCCATCGGCCCGTTCTGGGATGCCAACGAAACCTGGCTGGTACTGGGCGTGGGCCTGCTGCTGGTGGCATTTCCGGTGGCGCATGGCGTGATACTGGGTGCGCTGTACCTGCCGGTGGCGTTGATGCTGATCGGCTTGATACTGCGCGGCGTAGCCTTCGATTTCCGCGTCAAGGCACGGGCGCAGTTCAAGCCTTGGTGGGACCGCACGTTTTACGCCGGCTCGCTGATTGCCGCCCTGAGCCAGGGCTGGATGCTGGGGCGTTTTGTGACCGGATTCGGCAGCGTCCCGCTTGATTACGTGTTCGCCGCCGCCACCGCACTGGGGCTGACCGCAGGCTACGCGCTACTCGGCGCCGGCTGGCTGCTGATCAAGACCGAAGGCGAATTACAGCAACGTGCGCGGCGCTGGGCACAAGGGGCGGTCGCGCTGACGGCGCTGGGCGTGCTGGCCATTTCGCTCGCCACGCCCTTGGTCAGCGAACGCATCGCCGCCAAGTGGTTCAGCTTCCCCAATATCCTGCTGCTGGCCCCGATTCCGCTGATGAGCGCGGCGTTGTTTGGCGTGATCGTGCTGTTGCTGAGGCGCTTCCCGGCCAAGGGCTGGCACTGGGTACCGTTTGCTGCAACAGTCGGCATCTTCACCCTCGCCTTCCACGGCCTGGCCTACAGCCTGTTTCCCTATGTGGTGCCCGAACGCACCACGGCCTGGCAAGCCGCCGCCGCGCCAGAATCGTTGATGGTGATTTTTGTGGGCGCCTGCGTGGTCTTGCCCTGCATCATCGGCTACACCGCGTTCGCCTACTGGGTGTTCCGCGGCAAGGCGCAGGCGCTGCATTACGGCTAG
- a CDS encoding prephenate dehydrogenase/arogenate dehydrogenase family protein: MTNTPRIHKLVIIGVGLIGGSFALDLKRAGRVDHVVGVGRSLGNLERALQLGVVDSISQDAANAVADADLVLIATPVGQMAGVLSAIAPHLPASAIVTDAGSTKRDVAALFRTYLPESLGRCVPAHPIAGSDLSGAAAARYGLYEGRKVVICPLPETAPAKTATVESLWQQCGAHTLQLATQEHDAVFAAVSHLPHLLAFAYMNSVLDRPDAATCLALAATGFRDFTRIAGSHPEMWRDIALANRDGLLADLQAFRTELNALISQLQDADSAALGERFARASAARAAWGKPRG, from the coding sequence ATGACTAACACGCCACGCATCCACAAACTCGTCATCATCGGTGTCGGCCTGATCGGCGGCTCGTTCGCGCTCGATCTGAAGCGGGCAGGGCGGGTGGATCACGTCGTCGGTGTGGGCCGATCCTTGGGCAACCTGGAGCGCGCTCTGCAACTGGGGGTGGTGGATAGCATCAGCCAGGACGCCGCGAACGCTGTGGCCGACGCTGATCTGGTACTGATCGCGACACCGGTCGGCCAGATGGCTGGCGTACTCAGCGCGATTGCACCGCATCTGCCTGCCAGCGCCATCGTGACCGATGCCGGCAGCACCAAGCGCGATGTCGCGGCGCTGTTCCGTACGTATCTGCCAGAGAGCCTGGGCCGTTGCGTGCCCGCGCATCCCATTGCCGGCTCGGATTTATCGGGCGCTGCGGCGGCACGTTATGGTTTGTATGAAGGCCGCAAGGTCGTGATCTGCCCGCTACCCGAAACCGCACCCGCTAAAACCGCCACCGTGGAAAGCCTGTGGCAGCAGTGTGGTGCGCACACGCTGCAGCTGGCGACGCAAGAGCACGATGCCGTGTTCGCCGCCGTGAGCCATCTGCCGCACTTGCTGGCCTTTGCCTATATGAACAGCGTGCTGGATCGACCGGATGCGGCAACCTGTCTGGCGCTCGCGGCCACCGGATTCCGTGACTTCACCCGCATTGCCGGTAGCCACCCCGAAATGTGGCGCGATATTGCACTGGCGAATCGCGATGGCTTGCTGGCTGATCTGCAAGCTTTCCGCACGGAGCTCAATGCCCTGATCAGCCAATTGCAAGACGCCGACAGCGCAGCACTGGGCGAGCGCTTTGCCCGCGCCAGTGCGGCCCGTGCCGCTTGGGGTAAGCCACGTGGCTAA
- the aroF gene encoding 3-deoxy-7-phosphoheptulonate synthase, with the protein MIIVMSPQASNDDLQRVVDRIRAAGLNEHISRGTERTVVGAIGDERSLSEQTFEQLPGVERALHIVKPYKLVAREGHPAGTVVDIRGIKLGGKQIQVIAGPCSVETQPQMDASAAAVAAAGCRLMRGGAFKPRTSPYSFQGLGVQGLEMFQQAAREYKLPIVTELMDVRMLDTFLEHDVDVIQIGARNMQNFDLLKEVGRVNKPVILKRGLSATISELLMAAEYIAAGGNHNIILCERGIRTFETAYRNVLDVTAIPVLQRETHLPVVVDPSHAGGKAWMVPALARAAIAAGADGLLIEAHPNPCEAWCDADQALTPAELTELMASLRLIAQAVGREL; encoded by the coding sequence ATGATCATCGTCATGTCCCCGCAAGCCAGTAACGACGACCTCCAGCGCGTGGTCGACCGTATCCGCGCTGCCGGCCTCAATGAACACATCTCGCGCGGCACCGAGCGTACCGTCGTGGGTGCCATCGGCGACGAGCGCTCGCTGTCCGAGCAGACCTTCGAGCAGTTGCCCGGTGTGGAGCGTGCGCTGCACATCGTCAAACCGTACAAGCTGGTCGCCCGCGAAGGCCACCCGGCTGGCACGGTTGTGGATATCCGCGGCATCAAGCTCGGCGGCAAGCAGATCCAGGTGATTGCCGGCCCGTGCTCAGTGGAAACCCAGCCACAGATGGATGCTTCGGCCGCTGCCGTGGCCGCTGCCGGTTGCCGCCTGATGCGTGGCGGCGCGTTCAAGCCGCGTACCAGTCCGTACAGTTTCCAGGGCCTGGGTGTGCAGGGGCTGGAAATGTTCCAGCAGGCCGCACGCGAGTACAAACTGCCCATCGTGACCGAGCTGATGGATGTGCGCATGCTCGATACTTTCCTCGAGCACGATGTCGATGTGATCCAGATCGGCGCGCGCAATATGCAGAACTTCGACCTGCTCAAGGAAGTGGGCCGGGTCAACAAGCCCGTCATCCTCAAACGCGGCCTCTCGGCCACGATCAGCGAGCTGTTGATGGCCGCCGAGTACATTGCGGCGGGCGGCAACCACAACATCATTCTGTGCGAGCGCGGCATCCGTACTTTTGAAACCGCCTACCGTAATGTGCTGGATGTGACGGCGATCCCGGTCTTGCAGCGTGAAACCCACTTGCCGGTGGTGGTCGATCCCAGCCATGCTGGCGGCAAGGCCTGGATGGTGCCAGCGCTGGCACGTGCCGCGATTGCTGCCGGTGCCGATGGCTTGCTGATAGAAGCCCACCCCAACCCGTGCGAAGCCTGGTGCGATGCCGACCAGGCACTCACACCGGCTGAATTGACCGAACTGATGGCCTCCTTGCGGCTGATTGCGCAAGCCGTTGGCCGGGAGCTGTGA
- the elbB gene encoding isoprenoid biosynthesis glyoxalase ElbB: protein MKRVAVVLSGSGYLDGSEITEAVSTLIALSQQGIAYDCYAPDRAQRHVVNHLSGEGTEETRNILIEAARIARGKVSPLEALMPIAYAGIVFPGGFGAAKNLCTFADDGENARLHDDVKAAIMPFVLAKKPVVAICAAPLVLALAAKEAGYSKARITVGYGGNPLSDAIEAWGQMHVSVEVDQACLDPEHAFISAPAYMYDEATPAEILASVQAAMGALKDVLG, encoded by the coding sequence ATGAAACGCGTTGCAGTCGTCCTCTCGGGTAGCGGTTACCTCGATGGCAGCGAAATCACCGAAGCGGTTTCCACGCTGATTGCCCTGAGCCAGCAAGGCATTGCTTACGATTGCTACGCGCCGGATCGCGCCCAGCGCCATGTGGTCAACCACCTTAGTGGCGAGGGTACGGAAGAGACCCGCAACATCCTGATCGAAGCGGCCCGCATAGCCCGTGGCAAGGTGTCGCCACTGGAAGCACTGATGCCGATTGCCTACGCCGGCATCGTGTTTCCCGGCGGTTTTGGCGCAGCCAAGAACCTGTGTACCTTTGCCGACGACGGTGAAAACGCGCGTCTGCACGATGATGTGAAGGCAGCCATCATGCCCTTCGTGCTCGCCAAAAAGCCGGTCGTCGCCATTTGTGCTGCACCGCTGGTGCTGGCACTGGCCGCCAAGGAAGCCGGGTACAGCAAGGCCCGGATCACCGTGGGTTACGGCGGCAATCCGCTATCGGATGCGATCGAAGCCTGGGGGCAGATGCATGTGTCGGTCGAAGTGGACCAGGCTTGCCTCGATCCCGAACACGCCTTCATCTCGGCGCCGGCCTATATGTACGACGAAGCCACGCCAGCAGAAATCCTCGCTTCGGTGCAGGCGGCGATGGGTGCACTCAAGGATGTTTTGGGTTAA
- a CDS encoding cupin domain-containing protein has product MPDIITFASQTTAPEYDHPREERRLQGNPLRTTWNHYTNDSGEVFAGVWACDVGSWRIAFGDKEDEFFFVTEGRCRIIDEAGKVAEAGPGESLVIPAGFKGVFEVLEPMKKHYVIIERKA; this is encoded by the coding sequence ATGCCTGACATCATTACCTTTGCCAGTCAGACCACGGCCCCCGAATACGACCACCCGCGCGAAGAGCGCCGCCTGCAAGGCAATCCCCTGCGCACGACCTGGAACCATTACACCAACGATAGCGGTGAAGTGTTTGCCGGTGTGTGGGCCTGCGACGTGGGTAGCTGGCGGATTGCGTTTGGCGATAAGGAAGACGAGTTCTTTTTTGTGACCGAAGGCCGCTGCCGCATCATCGACGAGGCCGGTAAGGTCGCCGAGGCCGGTCCGGGTGAATCGTTGGTCATTCCTGCGGGCTTCAAGGGCGTGTTCGAAGTGCTGGAACCGATGAAAAAACACTACGTGATCATCGAACGCAAGGCTTGA